The window CCGTCGCCAGGCTGGTGGTCGCCCGGGAGAAGACGGGCTGGGAGGAGGAATAGTCACCGATCTCCACCTCGCCGCGGGCGAAGGAGAGGCCGGCCTCGGCCAGGAAGTGGCGGGAGAGCCGCTGGTCCAGGCGCGCGGCGGCGATCCCGAAGGTGGTGGACTCGTTGATGTCGGATCCGAAGCCGCCCACCATGAGCGAGACGGCGCGCTTCGGAATGCCCTCGCGGACGGCCGGGGCCTGGGCGGAGGCGGCCGCCGGAACGGCGGCGAAGAGCGCCACGAGGGCTGCGGAGCGGGCGATACGGAAGAAGGACATGGGTACCTTTTTGTCGGTTGCTGGTGCAGGATCGGCTGCCGTGAGCGGCCGGGCGGGCGGGTCCCGCTCCGGCCGTTCGCAATGGAATGCACCACCCCGGCGGCTTCTGACACACGCGCTCGGTGGAGGCCCGCCGTCAGAACCGCGGCCGCCCGCGCATTGAACGACAGCAACGCCTCCGGGCGTACACCACGAACGCGACCCGTACGAACGAAGATGGACAGCTCCACAGCACACCGCCGACGCTCCGGACTGCGGCCCCTCGCGCTCCTCCTGGCGTGGATGGCCGCCGGGGCCGTTGCGCCCGCGGCCGGGGCGCAGGAGCGCCCCCGGACGGAGCGGGCGTCCGTGGAGGGGACGGTGGTCGACGCGTACAGCCAGATCCCGCTCGCGGACGCTTCGGTCGTGCTGGAGCCGCGCTCGGCGGGCGCGCTCCCCACGCCCGGGCGGGCCCTGGTGCAGGCGACCCGCACCGCCCGCACGGACGCGGCCGGGCGCTACCGCTTCACCGGCGTGCCCGCGGGGGACTACCGCCTTCACGTGGAGCGGCTGGGCTACCGCACCGCCACGGTGGACGTGGACCTGCGCGGCGCGCCGGAGTCGCGGGTGTCGGTGGGGCTGGACGTGGAGCCTGTGGCGCTGCAGCCGGTGGAGGTGACCGTCCCCGCCGTGGACCCGGCGGAGCCGTACGGCCGGACCAGCGCGGCGGGGCGCGACCCGCGCACCGCGGGGCGGCGGCGGGTGGAGGTGGAGCGGGCGCGGCAGGAGCGCTACCTCGCCAGCGACGTGCGCGCCGTGACGCACGCGGACGTGGCGGAGGGGATCACCCTGGGGGAGACGGACCTGTTCCGCGCGCTGCAGCGGCTCCCGGGGGTGAGCGCGGGCGACGAGTACAGCGCGGAGCTGTGGACCCGCGGCGCGCCGTGGGACCAGACCCGCGTGCACCTGGACGGGCTCCCCCTCTTCAACCCGGTGCACGCCCTGGGGGGCTTCTCCGGGGTGAACCCGGACGCGGTGGGGGCCGCGTTCCTGCACCCGGGGGTGCAGCCCGCGTCGCTGGGAGGCGGGGCCGCCGGGATCCTGGACGTGCGCACCCGCCCGGGAGGCGGGACGGGGGAGCTGCGGGGGCTGGGCGAGCTTTCCGTGGTGAGCGCGCGGGGGGCGCTGGACCGGAGCACGGACGACGGCCGCCAGGCCTGGATGCTGGCGGGGCGGCGCACCTACCTGGACCTGGCGACCGGGGCCGCCGAGGCGATCCTCGGAAGCGACCGGACCTACCACCTCCCCTACCGCTTCTCCGACGTCGCCGGGCGGTGGGACCGGCAGCTCGGGGACGGGAGCGCCCTGGAGGTCAGCGGGCTCCTGGAGCTGGACCGCATCTCCAGCACCAACCCGCGGCTGCTGGACCGCATCTCCGCCGAATGGGGCGGGGGGATGTCCCGCGCCACCCTCCAGAACCGCTTCGGCGGGGTGCGGGCGCGGCACACGGTGGGATTCAGCGGCCTCTTCTCCTCGCTGCGCGGGCAGAACGAGGACCGGTACCCGGTGGATCCGGGGAACATCGACTACCGCCCGGCCATCGTGCCCGCCTCGGGGGGGATCCTGTACACGCTGTTCCGAGGCGAGCTGGAGCCCGCCACCGACCCCGCCCCCGCCCCGTGGCAGGCCGGGTACGAGCTGGTGCACCAGCGGGTGCGCTTCCGGGGTCCCCGCCCCCTTCCCCTCGCCCTGATCGACCCCGCCGGCTCCCCGGTGGACCGCGACCACGAGCTGAGCTACGGCGCCCTCTGGGGGAGCCGCCGCTGGACGCCCACGGCCTCGCTCACGGTCACCACCGGACTGCGCGCCGAGGCCGGCGACGCGGTGCGGAACGGGGGCGGGCTCCGCCTGGCCCCCCGGCTCGCGGCGCGCCTACAGGCGGCCCCGGGCCTGTCGCTCTCGGCCGCGGTGGGGAGGTCGTTCCAGTACGTGCAGGCGCTCACTCCCTCGGGCGCGCCGGTGGACGAGGGCTTCCGCTCGGACTACCTGTGGGTGCTGGCGGGGGACACCGTCCCGGTGGCCCGTGCCGACGTGGCGACGCTCGGAGCGGAGCACTGGCTGGGCGCGGGGTGGCTGGGCTCCGTGACGGGGTACCTGCGCCGCACCACCGGCGTGGCGTTGCCGGACCCCACCCCGGGGCTGCTGCGGGAGCGCCCCCTCTTCGTGGCGGGGGTCAACGATGCCCGCGGGGTGGAGCTCTCCCTCCGGCGGCTGACCGGCCCCTGGACGGCTTCGGCCGCGTACAGCTACGGCGTCTCGGAGATGGAGGCGGCGGGACGGCGCTTCCCCGCTCCGTGGGACCAGCGTCACGTGCTTGACCTGACGGGGATGGTGCAGGTCAGCCGCCGCTGGCAGGTGGGTGCGGCGTACACCGCCGCGGGCGGCACCCCGTACACGGAGACTTTCCAGGGGAGGGTGCGGTGCCGCCGCCAGGGGGACTGCGAGTGGGCGGAGGAGCCGTGGGCGGGCGAGCCCGGCGCGCGGCGGCTCCCGGCGTACCAGAGCCTGGACCTCCTGGCGGAGTGGAGCCGCAGCTTCCGTCGATGGGAGCTGGGCGTGTTCCTGCAGATCCACAACGCGCTGAACCAGAACAACCCGGGGCGCTACAAGGGCTTCGGGGGCGAGTACTGCATGCCCGAGTGCCACGGCTTCGCGCAGGACGAGTTCACCGCGGGGCTCCCGGCGTTCCTGGTGTTCGGCTTCCGGGCGGCGTTCTGAGCCCATGGACGTCGCCCGGCTCTTCGCGGAGCACCACGCCGCCCTGTTCCGCTACCTGGCGCGCCTGACCGGCGACGCCGACGCGGCCGCCGACGCGGCGCAGGAGGCGTTCGTCCGCATGGTGGAGAGGCCGCCGAGGCCGGGGGAGGTCCGGGCCTGGCTC of the Longimicrobiaceae bacterium genome contains:
- a CDS encoding TonB-dependent receptor, which translates into the protein MDSSTAHRRRSGLRPLALLLAWMAAGAVAPAAGAQERPRTERASVEGTVVDAYSQIPLADASVVLEPRSAGALPTPGRALVQATRTARTDAAGRYRFTGVPAGDYRLHVERLGYRTATVDVDLRGAPESRVSVGLDVEPVALQPVEVTVPAVDPAEPYGRTSAAGRDPRTAGRRRVEVERARQERYLASDVRAVTHADVAEGITLGETDLFRALQRLPGVSAGDEYSAELWTRGAPWDQTRVHLDGLPLFNPVHALGGFSGVNPDAVGAAFLHPGVQPASLGGGAAGILDVRTRPGGGTGELRGLGELSVVSARGALDRSTDDGRQAWMLAGRRTYLDLATGAAEAILGSDRTYHLPYRFSDVAGRWDRQLGDGSALEVSGLLELDRISSTNPRLLDRISAEWGGGMSRATLQNRFGGVRARHTVGFSGLFSSLRGQNEDRYPVDPGNIDYRPAIVPASGGILYTLFRGELEPATDPAPAPWQAGYELVHQRVRFRGPRPLPLALIDPAGSPVDRDHELSYGALWGSRRWTPTASLTVTTGLRAEAGDAVRNGGGLRLAPRLAARLQAAPGLSLSAAVGRSFQYVQALTPSGAPVDEGFRSDYLWVLAGDTVPVARADVATLGAEHWLGAGWLGSVTGYLRRTTGVALPDPTPGLLRERPLFVAGVNDARGVELSLRRLTGPWTASAAYSYGVSEMEAAGRRFPAPWDQRHVLDLTGMVQVSRRWQVGAAYTAAGGTPYTETFQGRVRCRRQGDCEWAEEPWAGEPGARRLPAYQSLDLLAEWSRSFRRWELGVFLQIHNALNQNNPGRYKGFGGEYCMPECHGFAQDEFTAGLPAFLVFGFRAAF